In Mycetocola zhujimingii, one DNA window encodes the following:
- a CDS encoding cation-translocating P-type ATPase has translation MTLDTPTSAPAPAAHAQESDAVLAQLGSTPNGLSTAEAAARLNQYGPNRLAEGKPRPALLRLLRHFRNILIYILLGAAVIKAVYRDWLDFWVIATVAVVTALIGFIQEGQAERALAGIRNLLSLSAHVRRDGSWIEVAADTLVPGDIVRIRAGDKIPADLRLISANQLEVDESALTGESVAAAKSTDSSPHDAGVGDREGMAFSGTAVTGGAGVGVVTATGPNTEIGHIQSLISEAQPLATPLTLQLDALSKRMALVIFVAAAAMTVAGRLLHDDSPRDLLTAAITFAVAAVPEGLPAIVTITLALGVQQMAKEQAITRKLTAVETLGSVTTICSDKTGTLTLNEMTVREIVTPAERFGVTGEGYRPVGEVHRASDGSAASLSDFSLAALVATVARCNDAALAQDGDEWSIVGAPTEGSLVVLARKLGFDPAGHTRLAELPFDSATKFMAVLDRDPAGVIRLMVKGAPDRLLERCTTELAPDGSTQPLDSTRWHAAVDELGATGLRVLAAAWTRRDTLSDVAVESVRDLTFLGLVGIADPPRPEAIEAVRLCHSAGIRVAMITGDHAATAAAISSELGLADDDATRVVTGAELQRMSDSELSAIAPEVTVFARTSPEHKIRIVRALQSRGQVVAMTGDGVNDAPALRRADIGIAMGINGTEVTKEAADIVLADDDFATIERAVAEGRRIFDNIQKSLMFLLPTTFAQALVVLTAVLGGFVPPLQPTQVLWVNLVTGVTLSIALAYEREEPGVMNRPPRDRSTPVIDRILLPRIILVSILITAATIGIFFFVLGTGSDFAVAQTSAVTMLVLGQATYLFNCRFLRSTSVTPRVLVGNRVVWYSIGILFAIQLTFIYAPFMQAWFDTVPLGPREWGIALGFGVAIFLIVEVEKAIVGAVERRRSA, from the coding sequence ATGACCCTCGACACACCGACAAGTGCTCCGGCACCAGCGGCGCATGCCCAGGAGTCGGACGCCGTCCTGGCGCAGCTCGGATCAACGCCGAACGGACTCTCGACCGCCGAAGCCGCCGCGCGGCTGAACCAGTACGGACCCAACCGTCTGGCCGAGGGCAAACCTCGACCCGCACTGCTTCGACTGCTCCGGCACTTCCGCAACATCCTCATCTACATCCTGCTCGGCGCCGCCGTCATCAAGGCGGTGTACCGGGACTGGCTCGACTTCTGGGTCATCGCCACCGTCGCCGTTGTCACAGCCCTGATCGGATTCATCCAGGAGGGGCAGGCGGAACGCGCGCTCGCCGGCATCCGGAACCTGCTCTCGCTCTCGGCACACGTCCGTCGCGACGGGAGCTGGATCGAGGTCGCCGCAGACACCCTCGTTCCCGGTGACATCGTGCGGATCCGGGCGGGCGACAAGATTCCCGCCGACCTCCGCCTGATCTCTGCGAACCAGCTCGAGGTCGACGAATCAGCGCTCACCGGTGAATCCGTCGCCGCCGCGAAGTCGACGGATTCATCTCCCCACGACGCCGGAGTCGGCGATCGAGAAGGCATGGCGTTCTCCGGCACGGCGGTCACGGGCGGTGCGGGGGTTGGAGTGGTCACGGCGACCGGTCCGAACACCGAGATCGGGCACATCCAGAGCCTCATCTCCGAGGCGCAGCCGCTCGCGACGCCGCTGACGCTGCAACTGGATGCCCTGAGCAAACGAATGGCGTTGGTCATCTTCGTGGCCGCGGCCGCGATGACGGTGGCGGGACGGCTCCTGCACGACGACTCGCCCCGTGACCTGCTGACAGCTGCCATTACCTTCGCCGTCGCCGCCGTGCCCGAGGGCCTTCCCGCGATTGTGACGATCACTCTCGCGCTCGGGGTGCAACAGATGGCCAAAGAGCAGGCGATCACCCGCAAGCTCACCGCGGTGGAGACGCTCGGCTCCGTCACCACGATCTGCTCGGACAAGACCGGCACGCTGACGCTCAACGAGATGACGGTGCGCGAGATCGTCACACCGGCTGAGCGTTTCGGCGTGACCGGTGAGGGCTATCGGCCGGTGGGTGAGGTTCATCGCGCATCGGACGGGTCGGCCGCGTCGCTGTCGGACTTCAGCCTCGCCGCACTGGTCGCGACGGTGGCGCGGTGCAACGATGCCGCGCTGGCACAGGATGGCGACGAGTGGTCGATCGTGGGCGCGCCGACCGAGGGCAGCCTGGTCGTGCTCGCCCGGAAGCTCGGCTTCGACCCCGCCGGGCACACCCGTCTCGCTGAGCTGCCGTTCGATTCGGCGACGAAGTTCATGGCGGTGCTCGACCGTGATCCGGCGGGTGTCATCCGCTTGATGGTGAAGGGCGCGCCCGACCGTCTCCTCGAGCGGTGCACCACCGAGCTCGCTCCTGACGGGTCGACGCAACCCCTCGATAGTACCCGGTGGCACGCCGCCGTCGACGAGCTCGGCGCGACCGGGCTCCGCGTCCTCGCTGCCGCCTGGACCCGGAGGGACACCCTCTCGGATGTCGCCGTCGAGTCGGTGCGCGACCTCACCTTTCTGGGACTCGTCGGTATCGCTGACCCGCCCCGCCCCGAGGCCATCGAGGCGGTCCGCCTGTGCCATAGCGCCGGCATCCGAGTCGCAATGATCACCGGCGATCATGCCGCCACCGCGGCCGCGATCAGCTCAGAGCTGGGCCTCGCCGACGACGACGCCACCCGGGTGGTGACCGGCGCTGAGCTGCAGCGGATGTCGGACAGCGAACTGTCGGCCATCGCTCCGGAGGTCACCGTGTTCGCGCGCACGAGTCCCGAGCACAAGATCCGGATCGTGCGGGCGCTTCAGTCGCGTGGGCAGGTCGTCGCGATGACCGGCGACGGAGTCAACGATGCACCGGCGTTGCGGCGGGCCGACATCGGCATCGCGATGGGCATCAACGGCACCGAGGTGACCAAGGAGGCTGCCGACATTGTGCTCGCCGATGACGACTTCGCCACTATCGAACGAGCTGTCGCTGAGGGTCGGCGAATCTTCGACAACATCCAGAAATCACTGATGTTCCTCCTGCCGACCACTTTTGCGCAGGCGCTCGTCGTGTTGACGGCCGTGCTCGGCGGGTTCGTGCCCCCGCTTCAGCCGACGCAGGTGCTGTGGGTCAACCTCGTGACCGGCGTCACGCTGTCGATTGCCCTCGCTTACGAGCGAGAGGAGCCGGGCGTGATGAATCGCCCGCCGCGAGACAGGAGCACACCGGTCATCGACCGAATCCTGCTGCCCCGCATCATCCTGGTGTCGATTCTGATTACCGCCGCGACGATCGGCATTTTCTTCTTTGTGCTGGGCACCGGCAGCGACTTCGCCGTGGCCCAGACGAGCGCGGTCACCATGCTCGTTCTTGGGCAGGCCACCTACCTGTTCAACTGTCGCTTCCTGCGGAGCACCAGCGTGACGCCGCGGGTGCTGGTCGGAAACCGTGTGGTCTGGTACTCCATCGGAATTCTCTTCGCGATACAACTGACCTTCATCTACGCGCCGTTCATGCAGGCCTGGTTCGACACCGTCCCGCTCGGCCCGAGGGAGTGGGGCATCGCACTCGGGTTCGGGGTGGCCATCTTCCTCATCGTCGAGGTCGAGAAGGCGATCGTCGGGGCGGTGGAACGGCGGCGGAGCGCGTGA
- a CDS encoding glycosyltransferase, protein MSSSAATTSPAGPQSTRLAAEYVLPLRWADRRAAADVSELTEYLRTLSAHLDVTVVDGSPAAVFATHHALWGDVVRHVAPAGPTTGNGKVAGVLTGIRLARHRRVIVADDDVRYDRRGLERMVAELESADVIRPQNHFTALPWHARWDTARTLINRAAASDYPGTLGVNRDLLLELGGYDGDVLFENLELIRTITAGGGRERRVGDLFVGRNPPSAAHFIRQRLRQAYDSSAQPVRLVLELGLLPLLVWSTRRPVRLACITAAAMGLAEFGRRRHGGTRVFPATSALWAPAWLVERAVCAWLAVGARMLGGAKYGSSRLKKAANSPAALRQKLGV, encoded by the coding sequence ATGAGTTCGAGCGCCGCCACAACTTCGCCTGCCGGCCCGCAGTCGACCCGCCTCGCCGCCGAATATGTACTGCCGCTCCGCTGGGCCGACCGCCGTGCCGCCGCCGATGTCAGCGAACTCACCGAATACCTGCGCACCCTGAGTGCACACCTCGACGTCACGGTCGTCGACGGATCGCCCGCCGCCGTGTTCGCCACGCACCACGCGCTCTGGGGAGATGTCGTTCGCCATGTGGCACCCGCCGGTCCGACCACGGGCAACGGGAAGGTGGCCGGCGTGCTTACCGGCATCCGCCTGGCGCGCCACCGCAGGGTGATCGTCGCCGACGACGACGTGCGCTACGACCGGCGTGGACTCGAGCGGATGGTCGCCGAGCTGGAGAGCGCAGACGTCATTCGCCCGCAGAACCACTTCACGGCACTGCCATGGCACGCGCGCTGGGACACGGCTCGCACCCTGATTAACCGCGCCGCGGCATCCGATTACCCGGGCACCCTCGGCGTGAACCGCGACCTGCTCCTCGAACTCGGCGGGTACGACGGCGATGTCCTGTTCGAGAACCTCGAACTCATCCGCACGATCACGGCGGGCGGCGGGCGGGAGCGCCGCGTCGGTGATCTCTTCGTCGGCCGGAACCCGCCGAGTGCCGCTCACTTCATCAGGCAGCGACTGCGCCAGGCGTACGACAGTTCCGCGCAGCCCGTCAGGCTCGTGCTCGAGCTGGGCCTTCTCCCGCTGCTCGTGTGGAGCACCCGTCGCCCCGTGCGCCTCGCCTGCATAACCGCAGCCGCCATGGGACTCGCGGAATTCGGCCGGCGCCGACACGGCGGCACGCGCGTCTTTCCGGCGACGAGCGCGCTGTGGGCACCGGCCTGGCTGGTCGAACGGGCGGTCTGCGCCTGGCTCGCTGTCGGTGCGCGGATGCTCGGCGGCGCGAAATACGGAAGCTCGCGACTGAAGAAAGCAGCGAACTCCCCAGCGGCACTGCGGCAGAAGCTCGGCGTGTGA
- a CDS encoding PadR family transcriptional regulator, with protein sequence MEATQWPSDWMRAVLGLSVLKALGGGPTYGYAIVRMLDEAGFGVIKGGTLYPLLTRFESAGWVTVEWTAGDGGPGRKYFSLTAEGLDELERQTAQWASFTEITRKHLQGGSAT encoded by the coding sequence ATGGAAGCGACTCAGTGGCCCAGCGACTGGATGCGCGCCGTGCTCGGCCTCAGCGTCTTAAAGGCGCTCGGTGGCGGGCCGACCTATGGCTACGCGATCGTCCGCATGCTTGATGAGGCAGGGTTTGGCGTCATCAAAGGCGGAACGCTGTACCCGCTGCTCACCCGATTCGAATCGGCAGGCTGGGTCACCGTCGAATGGACGGCCGGCGACGGCGGCCCAGGACGCAAGTACTTTTCACTCACCGCAGAGGGACTCGACGAACTGGAAAGGCAGACCGCACAATGGGCGAGCTTCACGGAGATCACACGCAAGCACCTGCAGGGCGGCAGCGCCACATGA
- a CDS encoding LLM class flavin-dependent oxidoreductase, giving the protein MAQHLELGLDTFGDVTIDSNGERETDAQVIRNVIAQAVLADSVGIDFIGIGEHHRDDFSISAPDMVLAAIAGQTERIRLGTAVTVLSSDDPIRVFERFSTLDAASNGRAEVILGRGSFTESFPLFGFDLADYETLFTEKLDLFVQLLKEKPVTWSGSYRAPLVDADVHPKTESGRLTAWIGVGGSPESVVRSVRSGIPMMLAIIGGDPGRFLPYVELYGRASDQLGLPRMPLGAHSPGHIAETDELAREQLWPHFRVNRNRIGAERGWPSVTEAEYVQEIEHGSLYAGSPETVAQRIAATARTLGLNRFDLKYANGTMPHDQLMRSIELYGTQVIPRVRELLA; this is encoded by the coding sequence ATGGCACAGCACCTCGAACTCGGCCTCGACACCTTTGGGGACGTGACCATCGACAGCAACGGCGAGCGCGAGACCGACGCGCAGGTGATCCGCAACGTGATCGCCCAGGCCGTTCTCGCTGACTCCGTCGGCATCGACTTCATCGGTATCGGCGAGCACCACCGCGACGACTTCTCGATCTCAGCGCCCGACATGGTCCTCGCCGCAATCGCCGGCCAGACCGAACGCATCCGCCTCGGCACCGCTGTCACCGTACTCTCGAGCGACGACCCGATTCGCGTGTTCGAGCGCTTCTCCACACTGGATGCCGCCAGCAACGGACGCGCGGAGGTCATCCTCGGTCGCGGCTCATTTACCGAATCCTTCCCGCTGTTCGGTTTCGACCTGGCCGACTACGAGACCCTCTTCACCGAGAAACTCGACCTCTTCGTGCAGCTGCTCAAGGAAAAGCCGGTCACCTGGTCGGGCAGCTACCGCGCGCCGCTCGTCGACGCCGACGTGCACCCCAAGACCGAGTCCGGTCGCCTCACCGCGTGGATCGGGGTTGGCGGATCACCGGAATCCGTCGTGCGCTCCGTGCGCAGCGGCATCCCGATGATGCTCGCCATCATCGGCGGCGACCCGGGCCGATTCCTGCCGTATGTCGAGCTGTACGGGCGCGCGTCCGACCAGCTCGGCCTGCCGCGGATGCCGCTCGGCGCGCACTCCCCCGGCCACATTGCCGAGACCGACGAGCTCGCGCGCGAGCAGCTCTGGCCGCACTTCCGCGTCAACCGCAACCGCATCGGTGCCGAGCGCGGCTGGCCGTCCGTGACCGAAGCCGAGTACGTGCAGGAAATCGAGCACGGTTCTCTCTACGCCGGATCACCCGAGACAGTTGCGCAGCGGATCGCGGCGACGGCACGCACCCTCGGGCTCAACCGCTTCGACCTCAAGTACGCGAACGGCACGATGCCGCACGACCAGCTCATGCGGAGCATCGAGCTCTACGGCACGCAGGTGATCCCGCGCGTGCGCGAGTTGCTCGCGTAG
- a CDS encoding MarR family winged helix-turn-helix transcriptional regulator, translating into MAEQNDPHPYSSDFLAALTGIIAQWTAPSFLVGVTAREGIDLDSTSITAISILGRRGPLRPSALAEHLATGASNVSKVLGRLETSGLVERRKDDADARASLVQLTPAGEDMATAFVRAGDGMLEELLDGWTEKERHLLTQITQRLDSSTRAFAARISTNPSGPQGSEERTVSE; encoded by the coding sequence ATGGCAGAGCAGAACGACCCACATCCGTACTCATCGGATTTTCTCGCCGCACTCACCGGGATCATTGCCCAGTGGACAGCGCCGAGCTTCCTCGTCGGGGTCACCGCTCGCGAGGGGATCGACCTCGATTCGACGTCGATCACGGCCATCAGCATCCTCGGTCGACGCGGCCCGCTGCGCCCCTCCGCTCTCGCTGAGCACCTCGCAACCGGTGCATCAAACGTGAGCAAGGTGCTTGGCCGGCTGGAGACATCCGGACTCGTCGAACGCCGCAAGGATGACGCCGACGCCCGCGCCTCGCTGGTCCAGCTCACGCCCGCTGGCGAAGACATGGCAACGGCCTTCGTGCGCGCCGGCGACGGCATGCTCGAAGAACTCCTCGACGGCTGGACCGAAAAGGAGCGCCACCTGCTCACCCAAATCACCCAGCGGCTCGATTCGTCCACCCGGGCGTTTGCGGCTCGCATCAGCACCAACCCATCAGGCCCACAAGGCTCAGAAGAAAGAACGGTCTCAGAATGA
- a CDS encoding SDR family oxidoreductase produces MTRTYVVTGSASGIGEATANLLREQGHRVIGVDLRNADVEADLSTALGRDSAIAGVLEASDGKIDGIIAAAGISAPKALTVAVNFFGVTALLDGLAETLAKSAAPRIAVVSSMASLQQNSPELVDALLAGDERRALEIGAALEAEGPRVGYLNYPSSKRALSRWVRRESIAPRYAGAGIPVNAVAPGTVVTNMTRDLLATEEGRALADGSVPMPLNGHSDAIVIAELLAWLTSEQNTHVTGQTIYIDGGADATLRGDNIWA; encoded by the coding sequence ATGACCCGCACCTACGTCGTCACCGGCTCCGCCTCAGGCATCGGCGAAGCCACAGCCAACCTCCTCCGCGAGCAGGGCCACCGCGTCATCGGTGTCGACCTCCGCAACGCCGACGTCGAGGCCGACCTCTCGACCGCGCTGGGACGCGACTCTGCGATCGCAGGCGTGCTTGAGGCATCCGACGGAAAGATCGACGGAATCATCGCTGCCGCCGGCATCTCGGCCCCGAAGGCACTCACCGTCGCCGTCAACTTCTTCGGCGTCACCGCCCTCCTCGACGGCCTCGCCGAGACACTCGCCAAGAGCGCCGCACCGCGCATCGCCGTCGTGAGCTCGATGGCCTCGCTGCAGCAGAACTCGCCCGAACTCGTCGACGCACTCCTGGCCGGCGACGAGCGCCGCGCGCTCGAAATCGGTGCCGCGCTCGAGGCTGAGGGACCGCGCGTCGGCTACCTCAACTACCCGTCGAGCAAGCGCGCGCTGTCGCGCTGGGTTCGCCGCGAGAGCATCGCGCCGCGCTACGCCGGTGCGGGCATCCCGGTCAACGCCGTCGCCCCCGGAACCGTCGTGACCAACATGACCCGCGACCTCCTCGCCACCGAAGAGGGCCGGGCACTGGCCGACGGCTCCGTCCCGATGCCGCTCAACGGTCACTCCGACGCGATTGTCATCGCCGAGCTGCTCGCCTGGCTGACCAGCGAACAGAACACGCACGTCACCGGCCAGACCATCTACATCGATGGTGGAGCGGATGCCACGCTCCGCGGCGACAACATCTGGGCCTAG
- a CDS encoding NAD(P)/FAD-dependent oxidoreductase produces the protein MTISSPLSFDVVIIGGGAAGLSAAVALGRARRSVVVLDGGEPRNAPASGVHNYLSQDGIRPSEMLRLGRAEAERYGARLRDSAAVSASKVKDGFTVTTAAGDTFTGRRLLIATGLVDELPDVPGVRERWGKSVLHCPYCHGWEVRDRAIGVLATSPKSVHQALMFRQWSENITLFLHGAPRPSDEETEQLLARGITLVEGRVESLEGPGDQLTSVRLEDGSTHQVDALVVAPVFTARTDLPAQLGVRLAPHPMGMGMQIETDAMGATSVPGVWAAGNVADLAGQVVTSADEGLRAVVSLNVDLVAEDTRDAVLAHRAAQAAAPVK, from the coding sequence ATGACTATTTCCTCACCTTTGAGTTTCGACGTTGTCATCATCGGCGGCGGTGCCGCCGGGCTCAGTGCCGCTGTCGCCCTCGGGCGCGCTCGCCGTTCCGTCGTCGTGCTCGATGGCGGTGAGCCACGCAACGCACCGGCATCCGGTGTGCATAACTACCTCAGCCAGGATGGCATCCGACCGAGTGAAATGCTCAGGCTCGGCCGGGCGGAAGCTGAGAGGTATGGTGCCCGGCTCCGGGACAGTGCGGCGGTGTCGGCCTCGAAGGTCAAGGACGGGTTCACGGTGACGACCGCGGCCGGCGACACCTTCACCGGGCGGCGCCTCCTCATCGCCACCGGGCTGGTCGACGAGCTGCCCGACGTGCCCGGCGTGCGGGAGCGCTGGGGAAAGAGCGTGCTGCATTGCCCGTATTGCCACGGCTGGGAAGTGCGCGACCGTGCGATCGGCGTGCTCGCGACGAGTCCCAAGTCTGTCCACCAGGCGCTGATGTTCCGGCAGTGGAGTGAGAACATCACACTCTTCCTGCACGGCGCGCCGCGGCCGAGCGACGAGGAGACTGAGCAGCTACTGGCCCGCGGTATCACTCTCGTCGAGGGCCGGGTCGAATCGCTCGAAGGCCCGGGCGACCAGCTCACCTCGGTGCGGCTCGAGGATGGTTCGACTCACCAGGTCGACGCCCTCGTAGTCGCGCCGGTGTTCACGGCGCGCACCGATCTCCCGGCGCAGCTGGGCGTGCGACTCGCGCCGCACCCCATGGGCATGGGAATGCAGATCGAAACGGATGCCATGGGCGCCACATCGGTCCCCGGCGTGTGGGCGGCGGGAAACGTCGCCGACCTGGCCGGGCAGGTGGTGACCAGCGCGGACGAGGGCTTGCGTGCGGTCGTGTCACTCAACGTGGACCTCGTCGCCGAAGATACGCGTGACGCGGTGCTCGCGCACCGGGCCGCGCAGGCGGCCGCCCCGGTGAAGTAG
- a CDS encoding DUF1905 domain-containing protein → MHFTFTAPLWEWSARASWYFVSVPEEESVDIREIPRMPSGFGAVKVRATVGNSTWDTSVFPGAAEGVYVLPMKKSVRVAEGIDEGDPVTVHLELLEL, encoded by the coding sequence ATGCACTTCACCTTCACCGCCCCGCTCTGGGAATGGAGCGCGAGGGCCTCGTGGTACTTCGTCTCGGTGCCTGAGGAGGAGAGCGTTGACATTCGCGAAATCCCGCGGATGCCGTCCGGCTTCGGTGCGGTCAAAGTCCGGGCCACGGTGGGCAACTCGACCTGGGACACCTCGGTGTTTCCCGGCGCCGCAGAGGGCGTGTACGTCTTGCCGATGAAGAAGTCAGTGCGCGTTGCCGAGGGGATCGACGAGGGCGACCCCGTCACTGTGCACCTGGAGCTGCTCGAGTTGTAG
- a CDS encoding glycosyltransferase: protein MPLRILLVSLHTSPDDDPGTGDVGGMNVAVRATALELGALGHTVDVATRRTSPDMASAHPIAPHVVLHHLAAGPPERRVKGDHEGYIDEFARALDGFGDIDVIHSHHWFSGMAALDVARRRGIPHVQSFHSIAADPATPLSEGERPESPGRMRGEERLARESDAVIAISAAERDTVVNRLGAPESRVAVVAPGVDGELFSPLANPSNERPGYVVVAARIEPLKGLDLAMEALAALPATGRPDLVVAGGPTTGHEAYAAELRTLGDRMGISVRFVGPQARPKLAALLRGARMLLVPSHSETFGLVALEAAASGIPVVAMRSGGLVEAVEHGVTGLLVDSRDPAAWTDAVGHLLADDVFAHQLGKAGRERALTFTWRKAATETADVYARLIAAKGGARS from the coding sequence GTGCCACTCCGTATCCTCCTGGTCAGCCTCCACACGTCCCCCGACGACGATCCGGGCACCGGCGACGTCGGCGGCATGAACGTCGCCGTCCGGGCAACGGCACTCGAGCTCGGCGCTCTCGGCCACACCGTCGACGTTGCGACGCGGCGCACCTCACCGGATATGGCATCCGCTCACCCCATCGCCCCTCACGTGGTGCTGCACCACCTCGCCGCGGGCCCGCCCGAGCGCCGGGTGAAGGGCGACCACGAAGGCTACATCGACGAGTTTGCGCGGGCACTCGACGGATTCGGTGACATCGACGTCATCCACTCGCACCACTGGTTCTCGGGCATGGCCGCGCTCGACGTCGCGCGCCGCCGCGGCATCCCGCACGTGCAGAGCTTCCACAGCATCGCCGCCGACCCGGCGACCCCGCTCTCAGAGGGTGAACGCCCCGAATCCCCCGGTCGTATGCGCGGCGAGGAACGCCTCGCCCGTGAATCGGATGCCGTCATCGCGATCAGCGCCGCCGAACGCGACACCGTCGTGAACCGGCTGGGCGCGCCCGAGTCGCGCGTCGCGGTCGTGGCACCCGGCGTCGACGGTGAACTGTTCTCGCCGCTCGCGAACCCGTCGAACGAGCGGCCCGGCTACGTCGTGGTCGCCGCACGGATCGAACCACTCAAGGGACTCGACCTTGCGATGGAAGCCCTCGCCGCTCTGCCGGCGACCGGGCGCCCGGACCTTGTCGTCGCGGGCGGACCGACCACCGGACACGAGGCATACGCCGCCGAACTCCGCACCCTCGGTGACCGAATGGGCATTTCGGTGCGCTTCGTCGGCCCGCAGGCACGGCCGAAGCTGGCAGCACTGCTCCGCGGGGCGCGGATGCTGCTCGTGCCCTCGCACTCCGAGACCTTCGGCCTGGTGGCGCTCGAGGCCGCGGCGAGCGGCATCCCCGTCGTCGCCATGCGCTCGGGCGGTCTCGTCGAGGCGGTCGAACACGGTGTCACCGGCTTGCTCGTGGATTCCCGCGATCCTGCAGCGTGGACGGATGCCGTCGGCCACCTCCTCGCTGATGACGTGTTCGCGCACCAGCTCGGCAAGGCCGGACGCGAACGGGCCCTCACCTTCACCTGGCGCAAAGCCGCGACCGAAACCGCCGACGTCTATGCCCGGTTGATCGCGGCAAAGGGCGGGGCGAGGTCGTGA
- a CDS encoding PIG-L deacetylase family protein, whose product MPANAPDGILHGITSVLFAHAHPDDETISTGALIAELFARGIRVTLLTATRGEQGEVVAGPLSPLAGTDALTAERERELAGALAALGITDHYWLGTPPARDAGLPQHTYRDSGMTWVAEGVAGPADDAPADALARADLADVTADVAALIATVQPDLVISYDDHGGYGHPDHVRIREASLQASVALNVPFAEIREQQAPGVEWFELEHRRATMTDALRHHASQLTVFGDEVVHSGGQREPIHPSVGLRVVAPTRATLAAAD is encoded by the coding sequence ATGCCTGCGAACGCACCCGACGGCATCCTGCACGGGATCACCTCGGTGCTGTTCGCGCACGCCCACCCCGACGACGAGACCATCTCCACCGGCGCCCTCATCGCCGAACTGTTTGCGCGCGGCATCCGGGTCACCCTGCTCACGGCCACCCGCGGGGAGCAGGGCGAGGTCGTCGCCGGCCCGCTGTCACCGCTGGCCGGGACCGATGCGCTCACCGCCGAACGTGAACGCGAACTCGCCGGTGCCCTCGCCGCGCTCGGCATCACCGACCACTACTGGCTCGGCACGCCGCCCGCGCGCGACGCCGGGCTGCCGCAGCACACCTATCGCGACTCGGGCATGACGTGGGTGGCCGAGGGAGTCGCGGGTCCTGCCGACGACGCGCCCGCCGACGCGCTCGCCCGCGCTGACCTCGCCGACGTGACCGCCGACGTCGCCGCCCTGATCGCGACGGTGCAACCCGACCTCGTGATCAGCTACGACGACCACGGCGGCTACGGGCACCCCGACCACGTGCGCATCCGGGAGGCCTCGCTGCAGGCATCCGTCGCCCTCAACGTCCCGTTCGCAGAGATTCGCGAGCAGCAGGCGCCGGGTGTGGAGTGGTTCGAACTCGAACACCGTCGCGCAACGATGACGGATGCCCTGAGGCACCACGCGAGCCAGCTCACCGTGTTCGGCGATGAGGTCGTGCACTCGGGCGGGCAGAGGGAGCCGATCCACCCGAGTGTGGGCCTCCGCGTCGTCGCCCCGACACGAGCGACCCTCGCCGCAGCGGACTAG
- a CDS encoding FMN-binding negative transcriptional regulator has product MRHTPSYIVTDPDEVKRLIRGNAWATIVSNTAKGLVASHYPVILEEDREGISIVSHVGRPDDRALELGQHEVMVIIQGPHGYVSPSWYGDKPAVPTWNHVTAHLYGVPEILSDEENWRVLSELVSHFEHKLPEPKLLEDNEEYGRRIVSGTVGFRMLVTRFEARSKLSQDKPADVVDNVMTELEHGANYAHPDLAAEMHRVHGGAANGANTGSGNSGSNPAEATDATATTDTPRIPES; this is encoded by the coding sequence ATGCGCCATACGCCCTCGTACATCGTCACCGATCCCGATGAAGTGAAGCGGCTCATCCGCGGAAACGCGTGGGCGACCATCGTCTCGAACACGGCGAAGGGCCTCGTCGCCTCGCACTACCCGGTGATCCTCGAGGAGGATCGCGAGGGCATCAGCATCGTCAGCCACGTCGGACGCCCCGACGACCGCGCACTCGAACTTGGCCAGCACGAGGTGATGGTCATCATCCAGGGTCCGCACGGCTACGTCTCGCCCAGCTGGTACGGCGATAAGCCCGCCGTGCCCACCTGGAACCACGTCACCGCGCACCTCTACGGCGTACCGGAGATCCTCAGCGACGAAGAGAACTGGCGCGTCCTCAGCGAGCTGGTAAGCCACTTCGAGCACAAGCTGCCCGAGCCCAAGCTGCTCGAAGACAACGAGGAATACGGGCGGCGCATCGTCTCGGGTACCGTCGGGTTCCGGATGCTGGTGACACGGTTCGAGGCGCGCTCGAAGCTCAGTCAGGACAAGCCAGCGGATGTCGTCGACAACGTCATGACCGAACTCGAGCACGGCGCAAACTACGCCCATCCCGACCTCGCGGCGGAGATGCACCGGGTCCACGGCGGCGCGGCCAATGGCGCCAACACCGGCAGCGGCAACAGCGGCAGCAACCCGGCCGAGGCCACCGACGCCACCGCCACCACCGACACCCCGCGAATCCCCGAGTCGTGA